In a single window of the Deinococcus aetherius genome:
- a CDS encoding DUF1905 domain-containing protein produces the protein MIRLEFSGELWHWVGPAPWYFVTVPAEECAVLQAASKFVTYGWGMLPVNVWIGETEYRTSLFPKEGRYLVPVKASVRKAEHLEEGDEVTVRLELRS, from the coding sequence GTGATCAGGCTTGAGTTCAGCGGTGAGCTTTGGCACTGGGTTGGCCCGGCTCCTTGGTACTTCGTCACCGTTCCGGCAGAAGAGTGCGCCGTGCTGCAAGCCGCGTCGAAGTTCGTCACGTACGGCTGGGGAATGCTTCCGGTCAACGTATGGATCGGCGAAACGGAGTACAGGACGTCCTTGTTTCCAAAAGAAGGCCGCTACCTCGTGCCCGTCAAGGCGAGTGTGCGAAAGGCAGAACACCTCGAAGAGGGCGATGAGGTGACGGTGCGACTCGAACTCCGTTCCTGA
- the ftsZ gene encoding cell division protein FtsZ: MQAARIRVIGLGGAGNNAVNRMIESGLEGVEFIAGNTDAQVLAKSHAEVRIQLGDRLTRGLGAGADPDVGEKAAIEDRERIKEYLDGTDMLFITAGMGGGTGTGSAPVVAEIAREMGILTVAIVTRPFKFEGPKRLRVAEDGIGKLSERVDGMIVVNNEKLLTAVDKKVSFREAFLIADRVLYYGVKGISDVINVEGMINLDFADVRNLLANSGTVLMGIGAGRGEKVSEEAAMSAIHSPLLERGIEGARRILVNVTGGYDLSMTDANEIVEKIRQATGFEDPDILFGITPDEAAGDEVRVTVIATGFNEAPFPAGLGLGTGHGRGTSIDTIVRPVRGQAASSYDPKDYDIPAFLRNVGRD; encoded by the coding sequence ATGCAAGCGGCCAGAATTCGGGTGATTGGCTTGGGCGGGGCGGGCAACAACGCCGTGAACCGCATGATTGAATCGGGACTCGAAGGCGTCGAGTTCATCGCCGGGAACACCGACGCGCAGGTGCTCGCCAAGAGCCACGCCGAGGTGCGGATTCAACTCGGCGACCGCCTGACGCGTGGCCTGGGAGCGGGTGCGGACCCCGACGTGGGCGAGAAGGCCGCCATCGAGGACCGCGAGCGCATCAAGGAGTACCTCGACGGTACCGACATGCTCTTCATCACGGCGGGGATGGGCGGCGGCACCGGCACGGGCAGTGCCCCCGTCGTCGCCGAGATCGCCCGCGAGATGGGCATCCTGACGGTCGCCATCGTGACCCGGCCCTTCAAGTTCGAGGGGCCCAAGCGGCTGCGGGTGGCGGAGGACGGCATCGGCAAGCTCTCCGAGCGGGTGGACGGCATGATCGTGGTGAACAACGAGAAGTTGCTCACCGCCGTGGACAAGAAGGTGTCCTTCCGCGAGGCCTTCCTGATCGCCGACCGGGTGCTGTACTACGGGGTCAAGGGCATCAGCGACGTGATCAACGTCGAGGGCATGATCAACCTCGACTTCGCCGACGTGCGCAACCTCCTCGCCAACTCGGGCACGGTCCTGATGGGCATCGGGGCCGGGCGCGGCGAGAAGGTCTCGGAGGAGGCGGCGATGAGCGCCATCCACTCGCCGCTGCTGGAGCGCGGCATCGAGGGGGCCCGCCGCATCCTGGTGAACGTGACGGGCGGCTACGACCTGAGCATGACGGACGCCAACGAGATCGTCGAGAAGATCCGGCAGGCGACCGGCTTCGAGGACCCCGACATCCTCTTCGGCATCACGCCCGACGAGGCGGCGGGGGACGAGGTGCGCGTGACCGTGATCGCCACCGGCTTCAACGAGGCGCCCTTCCCGGCGGGGTTGGGATTGGGCACCGGCCACGGGCGCGGCACGAGCATCGACACCATCGTGCGGCCCGTACGCGGCCAGGCGGCGAGCAGCTACGACCCCAAGGACTACGACATCCCCGCCTTCCTGCGCAACGTCGGGCGGGACTGA